Sequence from the bacterium genome:
GAGCTTTATATTGCAGAATATCCAAAACAATCCATTTATGAATTGTCCTCTTCCGAGGAAAAAGATATTTGTTTCGTAAACAATGAACCGACTAAGCCAATTTTATTGAAAAACAAGATAGACGCTAAATTAATAGGTGCTGAAATTGATTCTGGGCAAACAGGTATTAAGCTTAAATTCAATACTACTTTGCCTGAAACGACTAAGATAGCAATATTGTGTGATAAAGAGGTTGTTGGATTCACTCCACAGACGTGGGGAAAGGAGTTAGAGATAAAATGCAGTAAAGAAACAGCATTAAATATAAAATTTCCCTTGCCAGATAGTTGTTTAATTGCTAAAGTAACACAAAAGTCTTTGAAATAATGAACAAAAACACAGAGATGATAGCCACGGATAAAGGACACAGATTAACACGGATAATAATGGAACTAAGAATGTCAATCGCAGCTAAGCTGGATAAGTCAGAAACACTGATAGCACAGGGGATATTTGATTTTTGATATTTAATATTTTTAGAAACCCTTTCCCCGCCAAGGTGGGGATTAGGATTTTTTATCCAGCTTTGCTGGGAATTTAAAGAATAGGAGGAGAGATGGGTAAAACATTAGCAGAAAAGTTATTATCTGAAAAAAGCGGAACCGATGCAAAAGCAGGTAACCTCGTCATATCGAAAGTTGACGTTGCCGCTTTTCAGGATGGCACAGGTCCACTTGCCATTAAAAAAATTCAAAGTATGGGATTGAAAAAGTTATTAGCTGACCGGGCAATCCTTTTTATAGACCATGCCGCACCTTCACCAAGAAAAGAATTATCAAATGACCATATCGTGATTAGAGAGTTCTGCAAAAATATGGGTGCAACACTTTCAGATGTAGGCGATGGCGTAATTCATCAAAGACTAATAGAATCATTCGTCAACCCGGGGGACGTAGTAATCGGTTCAGATTCGCATACCTGCACATCAGGTGCTCTTTGCGCTTTTGCAACGGGTATGGGGTCAACGGACGTAGGTTTGGGGATGGCGCTCGGCAGAACATGGTTTAAAGTCCCGGAAACCTTTAAGATAGAAGTAACCGGTAAATTTCAGAAAGGCGTTTATTCAAAAGACGTTATACTTTATCTTATAGGGATGATCGGAGCAGACGGTGCTACATACAAAGCACTTGAGTTCTGCGGTTCTGCAATTGAAGATATGAGTATGGATTCAAGGTTTGTTTTGTCAAATATGGCAGTAGAAGCAGGCGCAAAAGTAGGGTTATGCGAATCGGACGAAAAAACAAAAGCGTGGCTTAAGTTATACGGCAGGGAAGATAAATACCGCGAAATCAAAGCCGATAAAGATGCAAAATATGAAAGAGTAATTAAAATAGACGCGAAAACCCTCGTTCCACAAATAGCATTCCCGCACACGGTTGATAATACAAAAACGATCGACGAAGCAAAAGGGACAAAAATAGATCAGTTCGTCATCGGGACTTGCACCAACGGCAGGATGGAAGATTTGCATATAGCAGCAAAAATCTTAAAAGGCAAACATATCGCACCGTATAAAAGACTTATCATAGTCCCGGCATCGAGAGAAGGATATCTAACCGCCATAAGAGAAGGGCTTTTGGAAACTTTCGTCGAAGCAGGCGGAATAGTAATGGGACCCGGATGTGGACCTTGTGTAGGCGTTCATGAAGGCATTCTCGGGGACAATGAGAGTTGTCTTTCAACTGCAAACCGTAATTTCAAGGGCAGAATGGGAAACCCGGACGCGTTCGTTTATCTGGCTTCACCTGCTACAGTAGCTTATTCGGCATTACGAGGCGAAATCAGCGACCCAAGAGAAGTGGTGTAAAGGGAAACGTTATTAGTATAATAGTTAAACGTTATTCGTTGTGAGGCAAGGACATTGCGATAATTATTCCACTTCAGGTGGTTTGGTATTATTATATTTTCTGAAATGCTTTCAGAAATCAAAATAAAAATCGTTTGACTTTTCAACAAGGAGTCAACTATGCATAAAAAATTAGGAGCTTGGATTTTTGTGGGAGTAATTGGAGTTATTAATCTTGCGCTCGCAGGCGCGCCGGACACCCTTTGGACAAGAACTTATGGTGGGACTGATAATGATTGGGGTAATTCTGTTTTAGAAACGCAAGATGGCGGGATTGTTGTTTCCGGATGGACGGCTTCCTTTGGTGTAGGTTCTCAAAATTTTTATCTTATAAAAACAAATTCTTCGGGCGACACACTTTGGACAAGAACTTATGGTGGACATCTATTGAATAATGGTTATTGTGTTTCCGAAACGCAGGATAGTGGGTTTGTTATCGTTGGAGAAACTTTCTCATTTGGTGCAGGCGCTCCCAGTTATTCAAATGCCTATCTTGTCAGAACAAATTCATTGGGAGATACGTTATGGACAAGAACTTATGGTGGAACAAAGGGCGAGTGTGGCTGGTCTGTTTCCAAAACATATGATGGTGGTTTTATTATAACAGGAGAAACAACTTCATTTGGCGCAGGCTCTCCCAATTATTCAAATGTCTATTTGGTCAAGACAAATTCTTCAGGAGATGCTCTCTGGACTAAAACTTTTGGCGGAGCGACTGGGAATTCTGGCTGGTCTGTTTCCGAAACGCAGGACAGTGGGTTTATTATTGTTGGAACAACAAACTCTTTTGGTATAGGCTCTCCCAATTATTCAAATGTCTATTTGGTCAGGACAAATTCTTCGGGAGATACTCTATGGACCCGCGCTTTCGGCGGAACTGACAATGATGGATGCTATTCTGTTTCTGAAACGCAAGACAATGGCTTTATTATGGTTGGGACAACATCCTCTTTTGGTGCAGGCGGACACGATGTTTATCTTATTAAAACAAATTCTTCGGGCGATACTTTGTGTACAAGAACTTATGGCGGGGCTAAAGATGATTGGGGAGAATCTGTTTCTGAAACACAGGACAGCGGGTTTATTATTGCTGCGAAGACAGTTTCTTTTGGTGCAGGTCATTTTGATGTTTATCTTATCCGAACAAATTCTTCGGGCGATACTTTATGGACTAAAACTATCGGTGGGGCTGAGAGTGAATGGGGTTGTTCTGTTTCTGAAACAAGGGACAGAGGATTTATTGTCGCCGGAGCAACTTATGGGGACGACTATGAAGATGTTTATCTTATCAGACTTAAACCGGAAACTGGAATTGAAGAAAACTCAAATATTAAAAATCAAAAATTAAATATGGAAATATTTAAAAATCCATTTATTGAAAATACAACCATTAACTATTCTCTCACACTTAAATCTAAAGTTTCTCTCTCAATTTGCGACATCTCAGGCAGAACTGTCAAAACTCTATTAAATGAACAAAAACCTGCTAGTAGTTATAGCATTAACCTGAACGCAAAAGAACTAAAAACAGGAATATATTTCCTAACCTTGAATGCCAATGGGGCAAGAACTAATAAGAAACTTACAATTATAAAATGAAAATAGCTTTTGTTGGCATAGGTAATCCTCTTAAAGGCGATGATGGCGCAGGCCCCATATTCATATCAAAAATTAAAAATAAAAAATCAAAATTAACAGATAAGAACAATGAGGTTTTGTTATGGGACTGCGGGACTGTTCCCGAAAACTATCTCGGGAAAATAATAAAAGAATCTCCCGATGTGCTTATATTCGTTGATGCGGGAATCTTTAATGCTCCACCCGGAACTATCAAACTTCTCAATCTAAATAATATAGATACTAATT
This genomic interval carries:
- a CDS encoding 3-isopropylmalate dehydratase large subunit; translated protein: MGKTLAEKLLSEKSGTDAKAGNLVISKVDVAAFQDGTGPLAIKKIQSMGLKKLLADRAILFIDHAAPSPRKELSNDHIVIREFCKNMGATLSDVGDGVIHQRLIESFVNPGDVVIGSDSHTCTSGALCAFATGMGSTDVGLGMALGRTWFKVPETFKIEVTGKFQKGVYSKDVILYLIGMIGADGATYKALEFCGSAIEDMSMDSRFVLSNMAVEAGAKVGLCESDEKTKAWLKLYGREDKYREIKADKDAKYERVIKIDAKTLVPQIAFPHTVDNTKTIDEAKGTKIDQFVIGTCTNGRMEDLHIAAKILKGKHIAPYKRLIIVPASREGYLTAIREGLLETFVEAGGIVMGPGCGPCVGVHEGILGDNESCLSTANRNFKGRMGNPDAFVYLASPATVAYSALRGEISDPREVV
- a CDS encoding T9SS type A sorting domain-containing protein, which translates into the protein MHKKLGAWIFVGVIGVINLALAGAPDTLWTRTYGGTDNDWGNSVLETQDGGIVVSGWTASFGVGSQNFYLIKTNSSGDTLWTRTYGGHLLNNGYCVSETQDSGFVIVGETFSFGAGAPSYSNAYLVRTNSLGDTLWTRTYGGTKGECGWSVSKTYDGGFIITGETTSFGAGSPNYSNVYLVKTNSSGDALWTKTFGGATGNSGWSVSETQDSGFIIVGTTNSFGIGSPNYSNVYLVRTNSSGDTLWTRAFGGTDNDGCYSVSETQDNGFIMVGTTSSFGAGGHDVYLIKTNSSGDTLCTRTYGGAKDDWGESVSETQDSGFIIAAKTVSFGAGHFDVYLIRTNSSGDTLWTKTIGGAESEWGCSVSETRDRGFIVAGATYGDDYEDVYLIRLKPETGIEENSNIKNQKLNMEIFKNPFIENTTINYSLTLKSKVSLSICDISGRTVKTLLNEQKPASSYSINLNAKELKTGIYFLTLNANGARTNKKLTIIK